In Glycine max cultivar Williams 82 chromosome 10, Glycine_max_v4.0, whole genome shotgun sequence, the DNA window AGATAGATTAGTGTGCAATATTTTAGGAAATTCAGTTAAAGTGGTATAAATCATTCAAACGTCCAGTATTAAGTAAATCATTCAAACGTCTAGTTTGTtcacaatgtaaaaaaaaatacagaaaaaaaaaaaaccaatactaTCAACCAAAACTTGCTAAACTACACATCCACAAATAGACAGACAACTCTTATTAAACACAACGCTTAACAAAATCACTTTACCCAATCACCATGGTTGGAGGTGTTCTTAttcaatgaaaagaaagagagaaaaaagttgTGCACAATGAAGTAAAAGGTACTAGATTAATTGATTATTGTATTGTTTTAAGTAAAGACTACAAAGCACGTTTCTTTTACTTAAATTCTAGAAAAATTGATATacagttaaataaaataaatattgaaattttgaaaataatgttggaaaaaattaattcaaactaattattagtaaaaaaacaaaatttgagatataattttaaatatgactTTTACATCTATAATACTTTTGgaatatcataataataataactaataagctACATGTGCCCGTTTATCTATTTACTGTGATAGATTATAATAGGAATGTAAGTAtcgaaaaaaaatgcaataggAATGTAATATAGGATCATGGGGAGTGGGGGACCCTTTCActccaaaacaaaaaccaacttTGACAACGTGGTGGTATACATAATGCGAAAATAACTCTCATTTCCACATTATGCCATAATCTCTTCGTTTTGCTTCAATAATACACTGCATTATTAAAAAGCAGATGAATTCTGACCAAGTGATCACCGTCACCTAAAGatgcgtgacttttgtaagcaTTACGTGTGATGCCccaaatcatatatattttttagaaatgcTCTCTCACACGTACATGCACTCTTTTAAACACttgtaattaatttcaaaatcctaaaaaaaaaaataaaagaaatgaagataATACTCAAAGAATTCGTCTTACGACAATACTTACGGATTTGATACACCATGCATGGCATTGGACTGAAAATAACAATACTCGATACTTATTCTCGTTCTAGCTTCTTTTTTGGCTAAcgttcattttttaataaaaaaagcttATTATTAAAGCattcatgatatatatatatatatatatatatatatatatatatatatatatatatatatatataaattattgtcaGAGCctcaggtttttttttctttaagcaGACTCAGATTAAATAACTATATGTATGGCtatatattacaatttttaattaaatatctgCTTTATATTTAAcgtttttcttttgtctttgaTCAGATTTTTCCACGTACATAACTTTGAGGCTAATATTTCGATAGGGAGTAATGATTAACTAAAATCTCAAAAatgcttttattatttaaattcctgacgttatgaaaaataaacaaagttcatttaaaataattagattcATTTTTAGgagatataaaattgattagatgattaaaaagaaagaaagaaagaatcatGAATTTAATCActtctctaataaaaaattaataaattaacaaattgacAATTAACttgtataagaaaaaattagatTAACTTTTAAGTAATGACTAGGTTTCAAACTTAAAAGCCAGTTTCGGTCTTCTAGATCCTCCATAGTCACCTCAGCGACCGAAAGGCAAAGAGTTAAAGTATTTGACAATATTTAAGTCCATgggtcatcataaaaaaaataacctcATCGATAATTTGGAGTTGAGGCGCATGGCCTTTGAGCAGAAAAAAGCTTTTtactgatttttcttttaccaCGTTGTATAGCCATAAAGAATTTATTAATGTTGTGAATCACTTgtctttatttgaaaatttaattcattatttttaacaaaatcttcttttctaatcatgtttttctatttataaaatttgaactcaAAATCTTCCTCAAATCTAGTTTCATTTACTCAAAGTAatcaaaattatgttttcaaCAATTTATCTTTCATTTACAATTAGTTATAACATTAGTTATAACAAGCATTGATAAATGATAGTAATTAACAATTAGAGTTTGCAGTTTTGATATACACTTCCAACAATAGCAACAATTCCTCGAAGAAAATTCACGATGAGCTTCACTCTAGTTGTTGAACAAAAGGTAGAGAAAGAATAAATATACACGAGGCCTACTAGACAAAACAGATAAATATTAAGGACGCTTGATATTAAAGtaatagtttttaaaagaatCCCACATATTGTGTGGCAAAAATACAAAGCAACATGTCAAAGAATGAGCATGCATGCatgttcatcatcatcatcacaagTGGCACAATTAAGCAGAGGTTGATAAGTTTAGTTATCGCGAATAAACACTTGATCCTCCACTGCTGCTTGTTTGGTCAAAAGGGTGACCACTATCCTCATCAGACCCAATGCTGGTTGCACGGTCTAAAATATTCATGCTCTCATCCTCTGTCCTTCTGCTGCCATAGGGGTCCGAGCGATAACTTCCTTGTGATAGCCTCATGCTGCTACGCTCTGACCGAACCCCTTCATCCTCTGATCCCACACTGCTGCTACGACAACTTGAGGAAATGCTTCCATCCTCAGATGCAACGTTGCTCTTGTGGCTCAAAACTCTGCTAGAAGGTTTTCTGATGGAAGATTTTCTGCTGCTCTTCTGGCTTAAGTCTTTGGTGCTAGAAGACTTTCTGCTGCTCTTATGCTGGCTTAGGTCTTCCACGGAAGATTTTCTGCTGCTCTTCTGGCTTAAGTCTTTGGTGCTAGAAGACTTTCTGCTGCTCTTATGCTGGCTTAGGTCTTCCACGGAGGATTTTTTGCTGCTCTTCTGCTGGCTTAAATCTTCCACAGAAGATTTTCTGCTGCTCTTCTGGCTTAAATCACCGCGAGATTTCCTACTGCTCTTGCTGCTGATGGAAGAAACGCTAACCCCATCTCCTGATTCTGAACTGTGTTTTCCTTTACTTGATCTGGTGCTGCTTTTGCGGCTTGCTTTAGAGGAAACCACTGGTGGAAGATGGCTGCTATCACAATAATCATGTTGACTTTTATCCAACGACGATCTGCGGCTTCCCTTTCTAGATATTGCGTCGCTTCCGCTCTCACTTTCGCCCTCGCTATCGCTTTCCCTTTCGCTTTCAGCAACATCACTCTTTTTGGGGACAGGAGCATGAGCAGGTGGAGGAGGAGGCGCGGAAAGGAAACCTAGAGCAGTTACAACGTCACTGATCAAAGGACGAGCTTCTGCTTCCTCCTGTAAGCACATGGATGCTATTGCAACAACTTGATTCAGATCTTTTTCTGGGAAGTTCTTATTAAGAAGTGGATCTGCCATTTCAGGATATCTCTTGGGGTCCCTGAACAAGGGTGTTGCCTGCACAGTCTCAAAAGCAAATTTAGATGGACATTAATTGATACATTATACATCAAAAACACATGCTCGTGGATCAAGGAAGCTATTGGACATTGGATGACAGAACTTGGATACAATTTCATGGGATATTGTTTGTAATGTTCTCATGTCAAAATTGAAGTTGCACCTCAATAATCCGCATAATAAAGATTTGATTAAAGAATTTATGTATATTACCAAAGTAAAACtccaattctcattttttttaaaactgtaCAGACGACacctaaaaaattgtaaataagttTTGTCCTATAAATTGTAAGGTCcaaatgtgttttatttttgttttaatttccggtcaaaagattcaaaattaattttagtcttcatacttttttttatgtgtaagaataaaaaatgttattagagtttataatatattcaatcaactgaattaattcttcttagtctttataatttatatgaaatcatgatttgggtccttttattttgaataattagtGAATGTCTTCTTTGTGAAACGTAGGATAAGAGGGGCAACATTGagcaattataaaaattaagataactAAAGTCATCCTTTTAAAAGTAACAATTAATACCTATTTTAACTGAAAATTGAGAATTTAAGACACAGTTTTCCCCTTAACTATAACTAATATCATGCATCATTCTCATAAACAACTTCCAAATTAAAGAGATTGTTAATAGTATTTTACCCATGAAACAAGATTCTGCTCTTCGTTTGGCTTTGAGGTGTCAATGGCTCTTCGTCCAGTTATGAGCTCTAGCAAGACAACTCCGAAACTGTATACATCTGATTTCAAGGTGAGTTGACCAGCTTTTACATACTCGGGAGCACAGTGACCATAGGTACCCATAAGTCTTGGAGGTCCATTGTTCATCTTGTCTCCACCAGAAAGCTTGGCCATGCCAACATCACATAGTTTTGCAAGCAGATCACTGTCCACCAAGATGCTCGACGCTTTCAAGTCCCGGTATATAACCGGGGGCTTCGAAGTCTCATGCAAGTACTCTAGTCCTTTAGAAGCAGCCGCTACTATTTTCATTCTTTCAAACCAATTTAATGGGCTCTCATCCGCTTTTTTCTCTGCCACAAAATTCCTATTTTTTAGCTACATATTAACCTAAACTAATAAAGAACAAGGTAGAATTGTATGATATTATGTATATCTATatcaaaatttgatgaaatattATGTATAAGGGAGGGAAGGTAATAATGAAAAGAGGAAGGTTAACAAAATTCTCTCGACCAAAACTTATTGCATCTCAATCTTTAAGTCACacgtaattatatttttattttaataatatggaGGAGTGTGAGATTATATATCATCTTGGgtcatgtaataatttttttaatatatttttttattattaataaatttgttgtataaattataaaattgagtgATTATTGTTAAATAACGGAGTAACACGTGATGTCTAtaagattttgtaattttttaaataaataaaagtaaataatgagGTTAAAAAGTCAGAATTTTAAGATTTCTCTTACCAAAAAGACGGTTTTCTAGAGTACGCGAAGCAAATAACTCGTAGACCAAAAGACGTTGATCTCCATCAGCACAATAACCAATGAGATTGACCAGATTTTCATGGTGCAAGAGACTTAGCTCCGCAACCTCAGCCAGAAATTCCTTACTGCTTTGGATCCCATTTCGGTCGAGTTGCTTCACGGCCACAAGCTGGAGGGATCCAAACAAAACTTAAcaaattgagtgaaaaacaaaaacaaaagaaatagattattttttcaactactttctttttctaaagttaaaattatttttaaaaaataaataaactaaaagccTTATGACCTGGCCGGTGGAAGGAATTATCCCTTTGTAGATTCTGCCGAAACCTCCTTCATCAATGAGGCATTCCTGACGGAAATTCTTTGTTGCTGTTGCTAGCTCACGGAAACTGAAAGCCTGTGCCTGAATATTGCCAGGGTCAGCTTGGTTTTGCTCTTCAGCTTTTTGTTTCTTCATATCTGCATTCCAATGGACCCACGTACCGCAATGTTTTAAGCCATGCAAACAAATActcatcaataaattaaaattgctatgatatatatatatatatatatatatatatatatatatatatatatatatatatatatatatatatatgttaagctTCCATTTTATCTCTATTTATCAATCAACCAATTTTTactatgaattatatatatataggtcgtgagtttaaaataaaatgaaaatgttgcAAAACCAACtaactgattaaaaaaaaaaaaaaaaaaaagcacacatAATTACCTGGATTTTTTCCTGTAACAAGTTCTGGGGGTGGAGACCCATGCTCCCTCTTGCTATTGCTTTTTTTAGGGCCACAACAAGGGAAGCAGTTCATGCTTCTAGCCTCTTACGATGTATGCGTATATCAAATAAACAACCTCCAAGAACTTGTGGTTGAAGAAATTTGTAAATGATATTTATGAATTCTTCGTTCTAAAAAGTATTTCCATCCAGAAACAAcgcaaaaaaaatatctttcataATCTATatggttaaattaattagtaagaATAAGAATTAGCAAAATTAAAGGACGAGGGTCCCTCAAATGACGTTGAAGGACCCCCTCGGAAGGGAAGCAGAGCCTACAAGAACGGCAAAGAGATTAacagaaaaagatgaaaagaagAGGAAGCCATGCTAGCTTGGAGACATGCAAAAAACGACGAGGTTAATTTCCTCATATGCCTCGGAGAGAAAAAGGGGGGGATTTGACGGGACTTGATCATGAGGTGTCGTTTTAGATGGATTCCAAAAATTGTGgaattaaaattccagtttaTGGGTTAAAATCagttaaattaaaatgtgattATATCTTCCTGGCCATACATCGATGGCATCCAACCATTTCCTTTGTTTTCATTTGGTTAATTAAGGTCATATTTTGACTTGCAACATTTTAATTACATGACCACAGCACACATTTTGGTTAATGTGAGACTATACTTTTAcagatttatttaaatatatatatatatattatttttatctcctttgctttatttgtatttagtaaactaaagaagaaaaaacacagcaaagatatagaaataaaaaaagtacagAAAATTATCTTCGCTtttattcagtaaaaaaaaattctcttcgctTATTTGGATGagtggaaataaataaataaattatataaaaaacatttttatattaattaaaagaatttattataataaattttttattaacataaactatttattattattattatcaaaaaaatatgttaaaaaatcacttaatttttttaaaaattaaaacaaaaatatttcaaccgtgagtttttttttaaaataataataataaatttacacataaaataaagttaaagcaCATTAATTTTCAACAAGGAGCTAATGTTAATAACTTATATCATATGTccctattttcttttatcttagttCCATTTAAACAAACAAGGTGCTAATGTTGATATTATTGATAGAGATTTTCATctcaaaatatttgaaaaaattattttttataataatttatgtattttgttttagAAGTAATAAATGAccatcttataaataaaaaaatattttattaatgataggcaataatagaaaattaaattaaatacataatatgatatatttgtTTAAACTAACCTTTTTAAAACTAGATTATCGATAAACTATATTTAGAGTGATATTTTTATGGGGATTTTCGTGCTATTACAAGTATTTTCTTAACATAACTCAAATTGGATATTAGTTTTTATCTTGCAAAAGTATAATTGTTCAATCAACTGGAAAAGTTGAATAAATGTACAATTTCATGAacatttaattctatttttacttGATAAACGGTTCTGGTCAACCATAAAGATCATGGTCAATCATGAGAGTCCTCCTTATTTTACAACATCTTAAGACTTTCCAAAACAGATATAGTGGATATCACCATGATTTTAATTagcttaattaagaaaattatcttTAGGCatctaattaaagtaattatctttGGAGATCTTATCAGAATATTTATCTATAATGcacctaattaaaataataatctttgGAGATCATATTAGAATACTTATCTATAGTGTgtctaattaaagtaattatctttaaatatcatattaaaatgtTTATGTATAGTAgtctaattaaagtaattatatatCTTTAGGGGTCTATTAATAAGAAGTTGGAATTTGTGTTAAGCATGaccatagtaaaaaaaaaaatcaaaaacaatcttcttttcttttctttttctacctcTTATTCCACCTCCATCTTAGGgagattattttctattttccttgattttcttttagtttCACGCTAGGTTGTCGTTCCTTGGTTTTTTTAAGTCTCATGTTAGgttgtttttttcttgatttctttagtTTCATGTTAGGTTGTCTTTCGCTTTCagtatttcatttttagttttagtttttatttccaattttaggttgtcttttattttgtttcatgcaTTGAGGACAATGCATGTATAGAGTGTGGGAAAGGGTATCATCGTTCCTTGATAATCTCCAAATATGCTTAAAACCAACACATTATGACATTTTTTATACATAGAGCCTTGTTTCAACTCAAAGTTAAGATTAAATAAGGAATTACACTTACATGCATTAGGATGTTAATTAGTTAgaatttcttgatgtttttATGGAGTTTTGCTAGTAATTAGTCAACAATTACAAGTGGGCATATGCTTGCTTAAGCGTGACTTGCTATGTGCTTAAGTGAGTTAAGACAAAGAGATTTTGAGGAGCCAGTAACATGCTTTGCTCAAGCGAGTCTTTTTGGTTGTTTGAGCAAGATAAATTAagagctaaaatgatgcataatGGCTAGCTTCAGTGAGCTCAGACAAAGAGCCCAATTAATATCATTGAAGGCCTTTGCTTAAGCCCACATTAGGAAGCTTAAATGGGGATGACCAACCCAGGAAACAAATGAAGGTCTCGCTTAAGCAAGCCAATTTAGGCGTTTAAGCATCACTTAAGCAAGTGAAGACAGTGGGCAACCAAGATTGAAAGAAGGAGCCCCACTTAAGTAAGGGTGTCACGACAAGTCCAAGCCCATGTCAATGTATAAAAACctattactactactactactatgcATATGAAAAGAGATTCCAGCACGAATTGGAGCGGTTGTTCCGTGAGAAAGTAGGTTATTCTTAGGCTTTTAGCTTGTTATTCTTATGCTTTGTATGAATTATGTCGCAACTAGGGGTGAAAATGAGCCAAGCCAGGCCAAGCTTTACTAGGCTTGAGCTTGGCTTGAGTTGAATACGTAAGGCTTGAGCTCATTACCTGTCATAGGCTTTTTTTAACGGCTCGGCTCGGCTTACATAAAAGCCTGGCTTGGCCCACGAGCCTATTTAAAAGCTTGCTTAAAGAcatctttgattaattaattattttaaaacctagtgaaatactagctaaaaaaagaaacttataaaatttcgtataagtaatgtacaaatccaaaaataattgataaacaaaatcatattgaatttaagtcgttaaagcacaaagtatataaaaagaaaataaaaagagcataatattaaaaaatgtatggattaggtcctcagccccaaagcttacaaatctattttaagtccaagctcataaacgaaataaaataaaatttggacaaaataagataagattggatgaaataaaatctggacgaaataaaagctaaatggaataaaatctggataagataggatttgataaaataaagttattattattattattattattattattattattgttagttaAACAGGCTGACTTGTCAAgcttaacaagtttttttttttatagtttgggtttgacctttttatctaaaaaagctttttaaaaagcttgaaCTTGACCTTTATAGTAAACAAGTCGAGCCGAGCCTTACATAGGCCGAGCCAAAGGTCCTTGACAAGTTGTTCGGCTCATTTCCACCCCTAGTCGCTTGCAACGTGGGTCATGACGggatgacaataaaaaaatatagagaaatGTCTTCCAAAAAGGGAAAATTGGACGAGTCGCTATCAacgtttatttaagaaaaatgttgagaaaacaaaaaataataaggaaTGATCTACGGTTTGAGAAAAAAGATTCGAGAGTCGTTTACGTGCGAGGAAGGTGATAGTACTCCACATGCTCGTCATGAAGAccacaacctttaatcgagtgtgctataaataaagtgatttttcaaatatttattttcccttgagAACATGAGTtatgtttgttatattttttgtttatttagaaaaaagaaagtgcaattttattttttaggaaaaaaagaattttatgttttttaagtcGACTAGAGGTTTGCCGTTGCACCTATCTTTCTTCAGATGTAATGAAAAAATTAGACTTATATagttttttggataaaaaataacttgtatgttgggttaattttatttttttaaaaaatttgttttaattgtatGACAAAAAATCGTTAAAGCGTTAAATCTTAaaacaaagttaaattttaagaaaatgacgGAAGGAATAGCTTAAAACAATAGACCTTGAAGTGATTTTAAGTAATGTTGAATCTTTTGATGTCAAATCATGATTGACAATTAAAATATctaaagatcaatttttgattcaataaaaaattctgATATTGAGGCAAGTACTTTCACTTCTAGATTTATCTATCactcacattcattttctttcaagatCTCAGTTTCTAGGACCTTTCATAGATGAACTTTCTAGACTGATAATCTATTTCAACTAGAGTTTTCTCTAgcatagtttttttcttcttgaaaattTCTATTATGATAATTCTAGGAATTTGCAGAATATTCAACAGTAATAATAAGTCAACGAAGCGTGTGCGAAGCGAAGAGGGTCCCTTACCGACTAAAGGGTACTGATGTTACATTACTTACTATCCGGATGGTTGCAAGCTTCCAAGCAATTTCGTAATTGACCAAGACAACTTGACGCTGCtgagaaataattaataagaCAGTTAATACACGCAAACTATGTTAGAATTGGTTGAGCTATAAATAATTCGTTCTTCATATTCGTAGTTGATAGTATCTCCATCCAACAGAAATCAAGTGATGAAGTCCCAAGACTTGCCGGAAGGATGCGTCGCACACATATTGTCGTACATTTGTACTCC includes these proteins:
- the LOC100805544 gene encoding probable serine/threonine-protein kinase PBL24, whose protein sequence is MNCFPCCGPKKSNSKREHGSPPPELVTGKNPDMKKQKAEEQNQADPGNIQAQAFSFRELATATKNFRQECLIDEGGFGRIYKGIIPSTGQLVAVKQLDRNGIQSSKEFLAEVAELSLLHHENLVNLIGYCADGDQRLLVYELFASRTLENRLFEKKADESPLNWFERMKIVAAASKGLEYLHETSKPPVIYRDLKASSILVDSDLLAKLCDVGMAKLSGGDKMNNGPPRLMGTYGHCAPEYVKAGQLTLKSDVYSFGVVLLELITGRRAIDTSKPNEEQNLVSWATPLFRDPKRYPEMADPLLNKNFPEKDLNQVVAIASMCLQEEAEARPLISDVVTALGFLSAPPPPPAHAPVPKKSDVAESERESDSEGESESGSDAISRKGSRRSSLDKSQHDYCDSSHLPPVVSSKASRKSSTRSSKGKHSSESGDGVSVSSISSKSSRKSRGDLSQKSSRKSSVEDLSQQKSSKKSSVEDLSQHKSSRKSSSTKDLSQKSSRKSSVEDLSQHKSSRKSSSTKDLSQKSSRKSSIRKPSSRVLSHKSNVASEDGSISSSCRSSSVGSEDEGVRSERSSMRLSQGSYRSDPYGSRRTEDESMNILDRATSIGSDEDSGHPFDQTSSSGGSSVYSR